In Zalophus californianus isolate mZalCal1 chromosome 16, mZalCal1.pri.v2, whole genome shotgun sequence, the sequence GTCAGAGCCAGCGTTGGCCCTCCTGAACACGCCCTCCCCCGCAGGTGGACGAGGAGGTACTCAAGTGCAGTCGGGCCGTATCCAGCCTGGCCTTCGCCCTGGCATTCCTGCAGCGCATGGACATGAAGCCGCTGGTAGTCCTCGGGCTGCCCGCGCCCACCGCGCCCTCCGGctgcctttccttctgggagGCCAAGGCACAGCTTGCCCAGAACTGCAAGGTGCTGGTGGATGAGCTGCGGCACAACGCCGCCACTGCCGTGCCCTTTTTTGGCGGCGGCTCAGTGCTGGGAGCCGCGGAGCCAGCCCCACATGCCAGGTTAGTGCGGGCCCCGCCTGGCCCAGCGTGCTTGGACCCGCTCCACCGCGCGCCCTACCCGAGTCCAGCAGGCCTGGAGGGGGCCCTCTTGAGCACCACGTCTGGCCCACAGCTACGGCGGGATCGTCTCAGTGGAGACCGACCTGCTGCAGTGGTGCCTGGAGTCCGGCAGCATCCCCATCCTGTGCCCCATTGGGGAGACGACCGCCCGCCGCTCTGTGCTCCTGGACTCGCTGGAGGTGACTGCGGCTTTAGCCAAGGCGCTACAGCCCACCAAAATCATCTTCCTCAATAACACAGGAGGCCTGCACGACAGCAGTCAAAAGGTGTGTCCCCTCCTTACGGGCTCCACTCCCGCGACTCCGGGCCTGGATGagtccctctcgtgctccctgcTCGCCTCCCAGACGGGCCCCAGAGTCATTCTCAAGCCGGGTGCGTGGGGAGCGGCGTGGGGCCCAGATCCGAACTCTCCCTGGCCGAGGACTCTGGGAGGAAGTGAGGGTAAAGGGGTGGTTGAGGAAGGGTCCGTGGGGCAGGGGCGCAGTTCGTGGCAGGCTGCAGGCCAGAGGCTCACCCCCTGCCGCCTGGACGCAGGTCCTGAGTAAGGTGAACTTGCCCGCCGATCTGGACCTGGTGACCAACGCCGAGTGGGTGAGCACTAAGGCGCGGCAGCAGGTGCGGCTCATCGTGGACGTGCTCAGCCGCCTGCCGCACCACTCCTCGGCTGCCATCACCGCCGCCAGCACGCTGCTCACCGAGCTCTTCAGCAACAAGGGTGAGGGCCgcgcctgggggcggggggcggagacCAGCGAGACCCGGTTTCGGAGGAGGGAGGCGGGTCTAGGGGAAGTAGGTGGGACTCCGGACGATGGACGGAAGCTGAGGGACAAACTGCCAGGGGAAAGCATCTCCCTGTGTGAAAATCATGTACATATCTATGCCGACCACAGAAATCACTTCATTGTGAAGATCTTACAAAGAGggtcactgcccccccccccggcccctgtCGTATCTGGACCCCCCACCAGGCAGGGCAAATGCAGGAACGGATGGGACCTGGCTCTTGGGCTAAACTAACCCCTCCTCCTCCATGCCACCCCCAGGGTCCGGGACCCTGTTCAAGAACGCCGATCGGATGCTGCGGGTGCGCAGCCTGGACAGCCTGGACCAGGGCCGCCTGGTGAACCTGGTCAACGCCAGCTTCGGCAAGAAGCTGCGAGACGACTACTTGGCCTCGCTGCGCCCGCGGCTGCACTCTGTCTACGTCTCTGAGGGGTGAGCCTGCGGGCCCTGGAAGGCAGGGACCAAGGGACAGAGTTGGGCAGGTTGGGGCCAAGGAGAGGtcccagcctgcctctcccctgctgcgCCAGGTACAATGCGGCTGCCATTCTGACCACGGAGCCCGTACTGGGGGGCACCCCATATCTAGACAAGTTTGTGGTGAGCTCCAGCCGCCAGGGCCAAGGCTCGGGCCAGATGCTGTGGGAGTGCCTGCGGCGGGACCTGCAGACGCTTTTCTGGCGCTCCCGGGTCACCAACCCCATCAATCCCTGGTAGGTCCcgctcccaccccagccccaggtctCCAAAGCCACACCCCCGGAAGGCCCGGCTTCCCCCAAGAAAAAGGCCCCACTCAGTGTGGCCCCACATTCCCCAGGAAGCAGACCACCCACGGAGTCTGAGatttccccagaagcagagcaCACTTAAACATGCTCTGCCCCATGGCAGTGGATTCCTTGAAGACACTCCTGAACTCTCCCAGAGTCCTCAAAAATCCTGACCCTCCAGGTTCTATTCCAGGCCCAGTTGCCAAGCGCTGACCCCAGGCCCACTGCATCTCCAGCGAaacattctctcctttctcttcccttctgcaACTATCCCCTCATCCAGCTCTGTGGGGACCAAGAGGTGAACAAGAACCCCTCccctggaggcacagagagcaaAGGACATCCTCAGTCTAACCTTCCTAGCTTTGGGACTCTGGCAGGTCaactaacttctctgagccttagctgCTTCTCTGGGAAAAGAGCAAGCCACCACCAGACACCTGGCTGCTGCTGTAAGGATGAAACCAGTAATATCAGGGTGTCTAGCATGTAGTAGGTCCTCAAAATAACCAGTGAGGAGTGAGCACTGGCCTTGCCCTAAaagctgcccccttccccccaccaggTACTTCAAACACAGTGATGGCAGCTTCTCCAACAAGCAGTGGATCTTCTTCTGGTTTGGCCTGGCTGATATCCGGGACTCTTATGAGCTGGTCAACCATGCCAAGGGGCTGCCGGACTCTT encodes:
- the NAGS gene encoding N-acetylglutamate synthase, mitochondrial isoform X2 — translated: MATARLAWALRATSAGGRLRGPRGTGGARRLSGSARRRAARGASPGRRLSTAWAPAQAAREGTDGAEDDTHSPAAEEPEWTPPPAPPVPPDSPGPPAGRSLVQRDIQAFLNQCGASPGEARHWLTQFQTCYHSADKPFAVIEVDEEVLKCSRAVSSLAFALAFLQRMDMKPLVVLGLPAPTAPSGCLSFWEAKAQLAQNCKVLVDELRHNAATAVPFFGGGSVLGAAEPAPHASYGGIVSVETDLLQWCLESGSIPILCPIGETTARRSVLLDSLEVTAALAKALQPTKIIFLNNTGGLHDSSQKVLSKVNLPADLDLVTNAEWVSTKARQQVRLIVDVLSRLPHHSSAAITAASTLLTELFSNKGSGTLFKNADRMLRVRSLDSLDQGRLVNLVNASFGKKLRDDYLASLRPRLHSVYVSEGYFKHSDGSFSNKQWIFFWFGLADIRDSYELVNHAKGLPDSFCKPASDPGS
- the NAGS gene encoding N-acetylglutamate synthase, mitochondrial isoform X1, which translates into the protein MATARLAWALRATSAGGRLRGPRGTGGARRLSGSARRRAARGASPGRRLSTAWAPAQAAREGTDGAEDDTHSPAAEEPEWTPPPAPPVPPDSPGPPAGRSLVQRDIQAFLNQCGASPGEARHWLTQFQTCYHSADKPFAVIEVDEEVLKCSRAVSSLAFALAFLQRMDMKPLVVLGLPAPTAPSGCLSFWEAKAQLAQNCKVLVDELRHNAATAVPFFGGGSVLGAAEPAPHASYGGIVSVETDLLQWCLESGSIPILCPIGETTARRSVLLDSLEVTAALAKALQPTKIIFLNNTGGLHDSSQKVLSKVNLPADLDLVTNAEWVSTKARQQVRLIVDVLSRLPHHSSAAITAASTLLTELFSNKGSGTLFKNADRMLRVRSLDSLDQGRLVNLVNASFGKKLRDDYLASLRPRLHSVYVSEGYNAAAILTTEPVLGGTPYLDKFVVSSSRQGQGSGQMLWECLRRDLQTLFWRSRVTNPINPWYFKHSDGSFSNKQWIFFWFGLADIRDSYELVNHAKGLPDSFCKPASDPGS